The genomic stretch AGTTCAAGGTTGTTGATACTCCATCATCAAGTTCAACACAACTACAAACTAGCCTATCAAACAAGAACAGAGGTCAGTTTACTACAACATTTACAACATCTACATTAAAGAATTATACATACTATGTATTTGCTACTATGGGTTATAAGGGTTATAACGGTACTGCCGGTATTACTTACATTACCAGTGACAACTTTGTAAAGTATAAGTTTGATGAAAATGGTAAATATGTAGCACCTTCTAACTCTTAATTACTAAATTTTACAACACATAACACTTCGGTGTTATGTGTTGCCTTTATAAGGTGATTTTATGAAGAAAATAAAAACTATAACTTCACTACTTTTGTTTATTACAATTTTGGTTTCAATATCAATCACAAGTGCAAGTGCAGTAACTTCTTATGATAATTTTGAACTTGAATATAATTCAACATCAAAGAGTTATACTGTTGTAAACTATGTGGGTAATGATAAAAATGTAAAAATTCCGGAAATGGTTTACGGCAGATTTGTTACTAAAATAGGCAGTTATGCCTTTGCTAATAACACTAATATTGAAACAGTTGAAGTTCCTTATCTTGTTTCTAGTTTTGATGAATATTCTTTTAGTGGTTGTACTTCTTTGAAGGAAATTAATATTCCTGAATTTGTTAGCAATATTAATCAATTTACTTTCTTTAACTGCAAATCACTAAAGAATATAACAATGGATTGTAAAATTAAAACTGTCAGTGAGTCAGTTTTCCGTAATTGTTCTTCACTTGAAAGTATTGTTTTACCTTCAACTGTTGAAAAAATTGATGTAAATGCTTTTGCTAATTGCACAAAACTAAGTAGTATTTCAATAGGCGATAATGTTACATCTATTTCAAGTGATGCTTTTAATGGTTGTGCATCTACTTTAAAAATTGTCGCCAATATTGGTTCATATGCCGAGAAATATGCTAAGGACAACAACATTACTTTTGAAGAAAGTCCACAGCTAATCGGTGATGTTAATAATGATGGTGAAATTAATGTTCGTGATTCAGTTTATATTATGAGATATACTGTTTTACAGTCAGGTTATGAAATACCTGAAAATACACCAATCTTTAAGAGAGCTGATGTAAACGGTGACGGTAAAGTTAATGTTACCGATGCAACACTTATTCAGAAGTATGCAATGCATATGATTGATAAATTTTAAGTGAATATTTTAGAGCTACCTTTACGGTAGCTCTTTTTTTGTTACTTTTTGCGATTCCTTGATTTATTCATACTTTTCATTTATAATTAAATGTATATAAGTCATATCATTTTTGATGTGTATTGTGCTATTATATAGATTATTTTGGAGGGTATTATGCTTTGTAAATTTGCAAACTTCTTTGTTGAGATTAACCCTCTGTATGACTATACAAAGAAGATGATTAAGTTTTTTGAAACTGATGAAACACCTACTTCTGATGTAATAACAGTAGGGGATAAATTCACTGTTGATGACTACAAAAAATATAACTC from Ruminococcus bovis encodes the following:
- a CDS encoding leucine-rich repeat protein; amino-acid sequence: MKKIKTITSLLLFITILVSISITSASAVTSYDNFELEYNSTSKSYTVVNYVGNDKNVKIPEMVYGRFVTKIGSYAFANNTNIETVEVPYLVSSFDEYSFSGCTSLKEINIPEFVSNINQFTFFNCKSLKNITMDCKIKTVSESVFRNCSSLESIVLPSTVEKIDVNAFANCTKLSSISIGDNVTSISSDAFNGCASTLKIVANIGSYAEKYAKDNNITFEESPQLIGDVNNDGEINVRDSVYIMRYTVLQSGYEIPENTPIFKRADVNGDGKVNVTDATLIQKYAMHMIDKF